A genome region from Gymnogyps californianus isolate 813 chromosome 4, ASM1813914v2, whole genome shotgun sequence includes the following:
- the KLHL8 gene encoding kelch-like protein 8 has product MASESMVPEQAKQHLIKGKRRQQQQQQQQTRSSNSDGEDDIFVFEANEAWKDFHSSLLHFFEAGELCDVTLKVGSKLISCHKLVLACVIPYFRAMFLSEMAEAKQTLIEIRDFDGDAIEDLVKFVYSSRLTLTVDNVQPLLYAACILQVELVAKACCEYMKLHFHPSNCLAVRAFAESHNRIDLMDMADQYACEHFTEVVECEDFVSVSPQHLHKLLSSSDLNIENEKQVYNAAIKWLLANPQHHATWLDEILAQVRLPLLPICFLMGVVAKEEIVKQNLKCRDLLDEARNYHLHLSSRAVPDFEYSIRTTPRKQTAGVLFCVGGRGGSGDPFRSIECYSISKNNWFFGPEMNSRRRHVGVISVGGKVYAVGGHDGNEHLGSMEVFDPLTNKWMMKASMNTKRRGIALASLGGPIYAIGGLDDNTCFSDVERYDIDSDRWSAVASMNTPRGGVGSVALVNHVYAVGGNDGVASLSSVEKYDPHLDKWIEVKEMGQRRAGNGVSELHGCLYVVGGFDDNSPLSSVERFDPRSNKWEYVAELTTPRGGVGIATLMGKIFAVGGHNGNAYLNTVEAFDPIVNRWELVGSVSHCRAGAGVAVCSCLSSQIRDVGQGSSNVVDCM; this is encoded by the exons aTGGCTTCAGAATCCATGGTCCCAGAGCAGGCAAAACAACATCTGATAAAGGGAAAAAGGcggcagcaacagcagcagcagcagcaaactaGGTCTTCCAACAGCGACGGTGAAGATGACATCTTTGTATTTGAAGCAAATGAAGCTTGGAAGGATTTTCACAGCTCTCTTCTTCACTTCTTTGAAGCTGGAGAGCTCTGCGATGTTACGCTGAAG gttggTTCAAAGCTTATCTCCTGTCACAAACTGGTGCTAGCTTGTGTTATACCTTACTTCAGAGCCATGTTTCTTTCGGAAATGGCTGAAGCCAAGCAGACATTGATCGAGATCAGGGACTTCGATGGCGATGCAATAGAAGACCTAGTGAAGTTTGTGTACTCCTCCCGGCTTACTCTGACGGTGGACAACGTCCAGCCTCTCTTGTACGCTGCTTGCATTCTTCAGGTGGAACTGGTAGCAAAGGCGTGCTGTGAATACATGAAGCTGCACTTCCATCCCTCCAACTGCCTGGCAGTCAGGGCATTTGCAGAGAGTCACAACCGCATTGACTTGATGGACATGGCTGATCAGTATGCTTGCGAACATTTTACAGAAGTGGTGGAGTGTGAAGACTTTGTGAGCGTGTCACCACAGCACCTCCATAAACTCCTGTCCTCCAGTGACCtgaatattgaaaatgaaaagcaagtttaCAACGCTGCTATCAAGTGGCTGCTAGCCAATCCACAGCATCATGCTACGTGGCTGGATGAAATACTCGCGCAG GTACGGCTGCCTCTCTTGCCCATTTGTTTCCTTATGGGTGTTGTGGCAAAGGAAGAGATTGTCAAGCAGAATCTAAAATGTAGGGATTTGCTGGATGAAGCAAGAAACTACCACCTTCACCTGAGCAGCAGGGCAGTGCCAGACTTTGAGTACTCCATTCGCACAACACCAAGGAAGCAGACTGCTG GTGTACTGTTCTGTGTTGGTGGTAGAGGTGGATCGGGTGACCCATTTCGCAGCATTGAATGTTACTCTATCAGTAAGAACAACTGGTTCTTCGGCCCTGAAATGAACAGCAGGAGAAGGCATGTGGGTGTGATCTCTGTGGGAG GTAAAGTCTATGCAGTAGGTGGACATGATGGAAATGAACACTTAGGAAGCATGGAAGTATTCGATCCTCTCACAAACAAGTGGATGATGAAGGCATCAATGAACACGAAGAG GAGAGGAATCGCTCTTGCCTCCCTTGGTGGCCCCATTTACGCAATAGGAGGTTTAGATGACAACACTTGCTTCAGTGATGTGGAAAGATACGACATTGATTCTGATCGATGGAGTGCAGTTGCTTCAATGAACACTCCCAGGGGAGGAGTTGGCTCCGTAGCCCTTGTG AATCATGTTTACGCTGTGGGTGGCAATGATGGTGTAGCATCTCTTTCCAGTGTGGAGAAATACGATCCCCATTTGGATAAGTGGATAGAAGTGAAAGAGATGGGTCAGCGAAGAGCTGGCAATGGTGTCAGTGAGCTCCACGGCTGCTTGTACGTTGTCG GTGGCTTTGATGACAACTCTCCACTGAGCTCGGTGGAGCGGTTTGACCCACGCAGTAACAAATGGGAATACGTAGCAGAGCTTACAACTCCAAGGGGTGGCGTTGGCATAGCGACACTGATGGGTAAAATTTTTGCAGTTGGAGGTCATAATGGCAACGCGTACCTGAATACAGTGGAAGCATTTGATCCCATAGTGAATAg GTGGGAACTCGTCGGCTCTGTGTCACACTGCAGGGCAGGGGCGGGTGTGGCTGTGTGCTCTTGTCTCAGCAGCCAAATCCGGGACGTGGGCCAAGGATCCAGCAACGTTGTTGACTGCATGTGA